From the genome of Rathayibacter sp. VKM Ac-2759, one region includes:
- the pheS gene encoding phenylalanine--tRNA ligase subunit alpha translates to MSDSNPITDEAVSAAVAEALTAISAAGDSAALKAARAAHLGEGSALARLNAQMRSVPPESKAASGKLVGGARKQVGDAYAAREVELVAAEEAAALDAERVDVTAGASFVRQGARHPLSLLQESIADVFIGMGWEIAEGPELENEWFNFDALNFDEDHPARAMQDTFFVDPVDSHLVLRTHTSPVQIRSMLERTPPLYVIAPGRVYRTDELDATHTPVFTQFEGLAVDRGLTMAHLRGTLEHVARIMFGDEARIRLRPNYFPFTEPSAELDIWHPTFVGGARWIEWGGCGMVNPNVLRAAGIDPEEFSGFAFGMGIERTLMFRNDVKDMRDMVEGDVRFSKQYGMVI, encoded by the coding sequence GTGTCTGACAGCAACCCGATCACCGACGAGGCCGTCTCGGCCGCGGTCGCCGAGGCGCTGACCGCGATCAGCGCGGCCGGCGACTCCGCAGCCCTGAAGGCGGCCCGCGCCGCGCACCTCGGTGAAGGCTCCGCCCTCGCCCGGCTCAACGCGCAGATGCGCTCCGTCCCGCCCGAGTCCAAGGCCGCCTCCGGCAAGCTCGTCGGCGGTGCGCGCAAGCAGGTCGGCGACGCGTACGCCGCCCGCGAGGTCGAGCTCGTCGCCGCCGAGGAGGCCGCCGCCCTCGACGCCGAGCGCGTCGACGTCACCGCCGGCGCCTCGTTCGTGCGCCAGGGTGCGCGCCACCCGCTCTCGCTCCTCCAGGAGTCGATCGCCGACGTCTTCATCGGCATGGGCTGGGAGATCGCCGAGGGGCCCGAGCTCGAGAACGAGTGGTTCAACTTCGACGCCCTGAACTTCGACGAGGACCACCCGGCCCGCGCGATGCAGGACACCTTCTTCGTCGATCCGGTCGACTCGCACCTCGTGCTGCGCACGCACACGAGCCCCGTGCAGATCCGCTCGATGCTCGAGCGCACGCCTCCGCTCTACGTGATCGCGCCCGGACGCGTCTACCGCACCGACGAGCTCGACGCCACGCACACCCCCGTCTTCACGCAGTTCGAGGGTCTCGCCGTCGACCGCGGGCTCACCATGGCGCACCTGCGCGGCACCCTCGAGCACGTCGCGCGGATCATGTTCGGCGACGAGGCGAGGATCCGCCTCCGCCCCAACTACTTCCCCTTCACCGAGCCGAGCGCCGAGCTCGACATCTGGCACCCCACCTTCGTCGGCGGCGCGCGCTGGATCGAGTGGGGCGGCTGCGGGATGGTCAACCCGAACGTGCTCCGCGCGGCCGGGATTGACCCGGAGGAGTTCTCCGGCTTCGCCTTCGGCATGGGGATCGAGCGGACCCTGATGTTCCGCAACGACGTGAAGGACATGCGCGACATGGTCGAGGGCGATGTCCGCTTCAGCAAGCAGTACGGGATGGTGATCTGA
- the pheT gene encoding phenylalanine--tRNA ligase subunit beta: MRIPLSWLGEYVDLEQGVTTEAVHAALVSVGLEEEDVHRFEVSGPVVVGEVLDLVPEPQKNGKTINWCTVRVAPEGALAADGGGDVRGIVCGAHNFTAGDKVVVSLPGAVLPGPFPISARKTYGHVSDGMIASSRELGLGDDHDGILRLASLGIDPEVGADAIALLGLDDAAVEVNVTPDRGYAFSIRGIAREYAHATGASFRDPAQAVAVPERAESAAVFPVSIQDDAPIRGRDGASVFVTRVVRGVDASRPTPPWMVARLRLAGVRSISLIVDITNYVMFELGQPLHGYDLDALQGGLVVRRASAGETLETLDGQTRRLHPEDLVIADAGGAVGLAGVMGGARTEIGASTTDVLLEAANFDPVSIARTARRHKLPSEASKRFERGVDPRVAAVAAARAVQLLVELAGGTADELGSALVDPREATAIELPDGYVSRLIGVEYTDDEIRGSLVEIGASVASGDAGLVVTPPSWRPDLTDKATLAEEVARITGYDRIPSVLPVAPPGRGLTTGQRLRRRVAQTLAASGLTEVLSYPFLSRAVNDRFGSVDGEPREQITLANPLDATAAQLRLSLVPGLVQIAARNRSRGLTDLALYELGSVFVPESGRPFGSGPLPEGAARPSAEVEAELNAGIPAQPLHVAALLTGAALERQPGVAARDFDWRDALDVVREVATASGVDLVVRQGSHAALHPGRTAEIVLDGAVIGHAGELLPSLADELDLPRRVAVVELDLDAVIAHAGRVVVARPVGALPAATQDLSLVVPVDVPAGSLAEAVAEGAGELLEAIRLVDDYRGSGLEAGTKSLTFALRFRAADRTLTAAEATEAKESGVAVAAERFGAQLRE, from the coding sequence ATGCGCATCCCGCTGAGCTGGCTGGGCGAGTACGTCGACCTCGAGCAGGGCGTCACGACCGAGGCCGTGCACGCGGCGCTCGTGTCGGTCGGGCTCGAGGAGGAGGACGTCCACCGCTTCGAGGTGTCCGGCCCCGTCGTGGTGGGCGAGGTCCTGGATCTCGTGCCCGAGCCGCAGAAGAACGGCAAGACCATCAACTGGTGCACGGTCCGCGTGGCTCCGGAGGGGGCGCTCGCGGCCGACGGCGGCGGCGACGTCCGGGGCATCGTCTGCGGTGCGCACAACTTCACGGCCGGAGACAAGGTCGTCGTCTCGCTGCCCGGTGCGGTCCTCCCCGGCCCGTTCCCGATCTCGGCGCGGAAGACCTACGGTCACGTCTCCGACGGCATGATCGCGTCGAGCCGAGAGCTCGGCCTCGGCGACGACCACGACGGCATCCTCCGCCTGGCGAGCCTCGGTATCGACCCGGAGGTGGGCGCCGACGCGATCGCGCTGCTCGGGCTGGACGACGCGGCGGTCGAGGTCAATGTGACCCCCGATCGCGGCTACGCCTTCTCGATCCGCGGCATCGCCCGCGAGTACGCCCACGCGACGGGAGCCTCCTTCCGCGATCCCGCCCAGGCGGTCGCTGTCCCCGAGCGCGCCGAGTCGGCCGCGGTCTTCCCCGTCTCGATCCAGGACGACGCCCCGATCCGCGGTCGCGACGGCGCCTCCGTCTTCGTCACGCGGGTGGTGCGCGGCGTCGATGCGAGCCGTCCGACGCCGCCGTGGATGGTCGCACGCCTGCGCCTCGCCGGTGTCCGCTCGATCTCGCTGATCGTCGACATCACCAACTACGTCATGTTCGAGCTGGGGCAGCCGCTGCACGGCTACGACCTCGACGCCCTCCAGGGCGGCCTCGTCGTCCGCCGCGCCTCGGCGGGGGAGACCCTCGAGACCCTCGACGGACAGACCCGGCGCCTGCACCCCGAGGACCTGGTCATCGCGGACGCGGGCGGAGCCGTCGGCCTCGCCGGCGTCATGGGCGGTGCGCGGACCGAGATCGGTGCGAGCACCACCGACGTCCTCCTCGAGGCCGCGAACTTCGATCCGGTGTCGATCGCCAGGACCGCGCGCCGGCACAAGCTGCCGAGTGAGGCGTCCAAGCGCTTCGAGCGCGGAGTCGACCCGCGCGTCGCCGCCGTCGCCGCAGCGCGCGCGGTCCAGCTGCTGGTCGAGCTCGCCGGCGGCACCGCGGACGAGCTGGGGTCGGCGCTCGTCGATCCCCGCGAGGCGACCGCCATCGAGCTGCCCGACGGCTACGTCTCCCGGCTCATCGGCGTCGAGTACACGGACGACGAGATCCGCGGCTCGCTCGTCGAGATCGGCGCCTCGGTGGCGTCCGGCGACGCCGGCCTCGTCGTCACTCCGCCGAGCTGGCGTCCCGACCTCACCGACAAGGCCACCCTCGCCGAGGAGGTCGCCCGCATCACCGGGTACGACCGCATCCCCTCGGTGCTGCCGGTCGCGCCTCCGGGCCGCGGACTCACCACGGGTCAGCGTCTGCGGCGCAGGGTCGCCCAGACGCTCGCGGCGAGCGGCCTGACCGAGGTGCTGTCGTACCCGTTCCTCTCGCGCGCGGTCAACGACCGCTTCGGCTCCGTCGACGGCGAGCCCCGCGAGCAGATCACGCTCGCGAACCCGCTCGACGCGACCGCTGCGCAGCTGCGCCTCTCGCTCGTGCCCGGGCTCGTCCAGATCGCCGCCCGCAACCGCTCCCGCGGGCTCACCGATCTCGCGCTCTACGAGCTCGGGTCGGTGTTCGTCCCCGAGTCCGGTCGTCCCTTCGGCTCCGGGCCGCTGCCCGAGGGTGCGGCCCGTCCCTCCGCCGAGGTCGAGGCCGAGCTCAACGCGGGGATCCCGGCTCAGCCGCTGCACGTGGCGGCGCTGCTCACCGGAGCCGCCCTCGAGCGTCAGCCCGGCGTGGCCGCCCGCGACTTCGACTGGCGCGACGCGCTCGACGTGGTCCGCGAGGTCGCCACTGCCTCCGGAGTCGACCTCGTCGTCCGCCAGGGATCGCACGCCGCGCTGCACCCCGGCCGGACCGCCGAGATCGTGCTCGACGGCGCGGTCATCGGCCACGCCGGCGAGCTGCTCCCGTCGCTGGCCGACGAGCTCGACCTGCCGCGGCGCGTCGCCGTCGTCGAGCTGGACCTCGACGCCGTCATCGCGCACGCGGGCCGGGTCGTCGTCGCCCGCCCGGTCGGTGCGCTGCCCGCGGCCACGCAGGACCTCTCGCTGGTCGTGCCGGTCGACGTGCCCGCCGGATCGCTCGCCGAGGCCGTCGCGGAGGGGGCGGGTGAGCTGCTCGAGGCGATCCGCCTCGTCGACGACTACCGCGGCTCCGGCCTCGAAGCCGGC